One Neoarius graeffei isolate fNeoGra1 chromosome 19, fNeoGra1.pri, whole genome shotgun sequence genomic region harbors:
- the LOC132867362 gene encoding E3 ubiquitin-protein ligase RNF144B-like, with the protein MPRAQASVDPDPIIKQCPKCGVYIERNQGCAQMLCKSCKHTFCWYCLQNLDGDIFLRHYDKGPCRNKLGHSRASVMWNRTQVAGILVGVSIIVVVTSPLLLLASPCILCCVCKPWRRRNEKKKKKKPTKETKATDLAA; encoded by the exons ATGCCACG TGCTCAGGCCAGTGTGGACCCAGACCCCATCATCAAACAGTGTCCCAAGTGTGGCGTGTACATCGAGCGCAACCAGGGCTGTGCCCAAATGTTGTGCAAGAGCTGCAAGCACACTTTCTGCTGGTACTGCTTACAGAATCTAGAT GGGGACATTTTCCTGAGACACTACGATAAAGGTCCCTGCCGTAATAAGTTAGGACATTCCAGAGCTTCTGTCATGTGGAACAGGACACAG GTGGCGGGCATCCTGGTGGGCGTGAGCATCATTGTGGTGGTGACGTCTCCTCTGCTGCTTTTAGCGTCGCCGTGTATCCTGTGCTGTGTGTGCAAACCCTGGCGCAGGAGGaatgagaagaaaaagaagaaaaagccaACAAAAGAGACAAAGGCAACAGATTTGGCAGCGTAA